In the Alteromonas sp. M12 genome, one interval contains:
- a CDS encoding Fis family transcriptional regulator yields MSSAKSTVKKLDENTVKALTKVCEEAKRTVQGFDWLTHTADYSNFPSSLVITCVFLTEQQVIDAKAQQQDAYLRKLIHKQLLKVGILLKNPKHNVFFDSEEACAMSHQGNWDKRLRLFH; encoded by the coding sequence ATGTCCTCTGCAAAATCAACAGTAAAAAAGTTAGATGAAAATACCGTTAAGGCACTGACTAAAGTGTGCGAAGAAGCGAAACGAACTGTTCAAGGATTTGACTGGTTAACTCACACAGCCGATTACAGTAACTTCCCGTCTAGTTTAGTCATTACTTGCGTGTTTTTAACGGAACAACAGGTTATCGATGCAAAAGCACAGCAACAAGATGCCTATTTACGAAAATTAATCCATAAACAATTATTAAAAGTGGGGATTTTATTGAAGAATCCCAAACATAATGTATTTTTTGATAGCGAAGAAGCGTGTGCAATGAGCCATCAAGGAAATTGGGATAAACGTCTCAGGTTATTCCATTAA
- a CDS encoding cystathionine gamma-synthase family protein has protein sequence MKNKGFTTRLVHADRILNKPQDGSVHSPTSNSVLFEFEDVNDLVAVFQGKKIGHVYSRSSSSSNAALQNMLADIEGGVAAVTFATGMAAISSMLLALLKKDDHIIVSQFLFGNTSSLMVTLQSLGIQVSYVDTTNINLITQELKENTRMVFTETIANPVTQVADLQAIGEFCETNKLLFIIDNTMTPGYIFDAKAVKASLTVTSLTKYIAGHGNVLGGAVVDTGFYDWSAYPNIFDLYRVGDPATWGMTQIRKKGLRDLGATLSPHSAQQISVGLETLALRLQRTCQNALRLATYLHGHSKVANVYYPGLADHPQHYIARELFNGNYGGVFSMDLSPGLDIHKFLNSLKTVVIATHLGDTRTLCLPVASTIFYENGAEQRAQMGINENMIRFSVGIEDIDDIVADFEQAFTKI, from the coding sequence TTGAAAAATAAAGGTTTTACAACACGGCTTGTGCATGCAGACCGCATTTTAAACAAGCCCCAAGATGGTTCTGTTCATTCTCCTACTAGTAATTCTGTACTTTTTGAGTTTGAAGACGTCAATGATTTAGTTGCCGTTTTTCAAGGAAAGAAAATAGGACATGTATATTCGAGATCTTCTTCTTCTTCTAACGCAGCCTTACAAAATATGTTGGCTGATATAGAAGGAGGCGTAGCAGCAGTTACTTTTGCCACTGGAATGGCGGCAATTTCCTCTATGCTGTTGGCGCTATTGAAGAAAGACGATCATATTATTGTCAGCCAGTTTTTGTTCGGCAATACCAGTAGTTTAATGGTGACATTGCAAAGTTTAGGCATTCAAGTTAGCTATGTTGATACCACGAATATCAATTTGATAACTCAAGAGCTTAAAGAAAATACCAGAATGGTATTTACCGAAACCATAGCTAACCCTGTTACTCAGGTTGCCGATTTACAAGCTATTGGTGAGTTCTGTGAAACAAATAAACTGCTCTTTATCATCGATAATACTATGACACCAGGGTATATATTTGATGCTAAAGCAGTGAAAGCATCATTAACGGTTACTTCATTGACTAAATATATTGCTGGTCACGGCAATGTATTAGGTGGTGCTGTGGTTGATACCGGCTTTTACGATTGGTCAGCGTATCCAAATATTTTTGATTTGTACCGAGTGGGAGATCCTGCCACCTGGGGAATGACGCAAATTCGTAAAAAAGGGTTGCGTGATTTGGGCGCGACATTATCGCCTCATTCAGCGCAACAAATTTCTGTGGGCTTAGAAACCTTAGCATTACGACTGCAAAGAACCTGTCAAAACGCGCTAAGACTTGCTACTTATTTACATGGGCACAGTAAAGTCGCCAATGTTTATTACCCCGGATTAGCTGACCATCCACAACACTATATCGCCAGAGAATTGTTTAATGGTAATTATGGTGGTGTATTTAGTATGGATTTGTCACCTGGATTGGATATTCATAAATTTCTTAATTCATTGAAGACTGTAGTGATAGCGACGCACTTAGGTGACACTCGTACCTTATGTTTGCCGGTAGCCTCTACAATATTTTATGAAAATGGCGCTGAACAACGAGCTCAAATGGGGATTAATGAGAATATGATTAGATTTTCGGTCGGTATCGAAGATATTGACGATATTGTTGCAGACTTTGAACAAGCATTTACTAAGATCTAA
- a CDS encoding pyrimidine/purine nucleoside phosphorylase — protein MFKVNEYFEGKVTSMAFQTATLPATVGVMAPGEYEFGTSEFETMTVVSGALTVLLPGQTEWQTFTTNQVFTIEANVKFQVKVTVDTAYLCTYGK, from the coding sequence ATGTTTAAAGTAAATGAATATTTTGAAGGGAAAGTAACTTCTATGGCGTTTCAAACCGCTACATTACCCGCTACGGTTGGGGTGATGGCGCCAGGAGAGTATGAGTTTGGTACTAGCGAATTTGAAACCATGACAGTGGTGAGTGGTGCGTTAACTGTGTTGTTGCCAGGACAAACAGAATGGCAAACTTTTACAACTAATCAGGTCTTTACCATTGAAGCAAATGTGAAATTTCAAGTAAAAGTAACAGTAGATACTGCTTATCTTTGTACATACGGTAAATAG
- a CDS encoding prolyl oligopeptidase family serine peptidase encodes MQKSFKLLIISTITSSLLACSGIQTSEAPAESNLVNTDREVASIYQPIKQQASYLSDNNEELTLQNIMADPDWIGRQPQSPYWSLDGNSYFYSQKREGSVVKDLFQQPVSSKTANLVPIANYHQVSYKNKVFNQSRNKVAWVFKQNVFMQDLNSGEISQLTRSDQYLTNLQFLKDGRLSYRVYNKIYAIDVASGITEQLVSWEFKEAPQANEPAKDYIAQQQLNLIEVLRDRRQRTQDKFEFNAQISEQNQSTTPEPFYFPVDNKTADASLSPNGRYLILAIEKDTPSRDEGDIMPNYIKEDGRIKAEKVRHRVADAKPKSQYLWLLDLQTGTQKELSYKSLPGYNEDVLEQVKRENAEAKGLTYQSNRLPRDIGLLVDWGWNQSAIAWQADGENVAIMLEAWDNKDRWLTTVDFATQTLVTQDRLHDDAWINYNFNSFGWLNHSSKLYFLSEKSGYAHLYLKDLNSNAKQLTSGEYEVDELTLTANDQYIYFKANKKHPGIYEIYRVDLNSGDIEELTNLNGVTDYLLNDAQNKLLLTHSKLTMPPELFVKTLGSEEPAQQVTFTTSEAFKQINWTIPEIVPIKSSHAQQPIYARLYAPKDAGEGEKKRAVIFNHGAGYLQNSHLGWSAYFREFMFHNLLVQKGYVVLDMDYRASAGYGRDWRTAIYRHMGKPEIKDLVDGVDWMVNNVNVDRNRIGTYGGSYGGFMTFMALFTEPDLFQAGAALRPVSDWAHYNHPYTSNILNTPDVDPIAYERSSPIYFAEGLTKPLLINAPMVDSNVFFVDTVRLVQRLIELEKQNFETAIYPVESHGFIEPSSWLDEYRRIFKLFEENL; translated from the coding sequence ATGCAAAAAAGCTTTAAACTGCTCATTATTTCTACTATCACCTCAAGTTTACTCGCTTGTTCTGGAATTCAAACTTCTGAAGCCCCCGCTGAATCTAATCTGGTTAATACAGATAGGGAAGTTGCTTCAATTTATCAGCCAATTAAACAACAAGCCTCTTATCTGAGTGATAATAACGAGGAGTTAACCCTACAAAACATAATGGCTGATCCAGATTGGATTGGTAGACAACCTCAATCTCCATATTGGTCACTAGATGGAAATAGTTATTTCTATTCACAGAAACGTGAAGGATCTGTGGTCAAAGATTTATTTCAACAGCCGGTATCATCGAAAACGGCCAATTTAGTTCCAATTGCAAATTACCATCAGGTTTCCTATAAAAATAAGGTTTTTAACCAAAGCAGAAACAAAGTTGCATGGGTGTTTAAACAAAATGTATTTATGCAAGACCTTAACTCAGGTGAGATTTCGCAGCTTACCCGCAGTGACCAATATTTAACTAATTTACAGTTTTTAAAAGATGGTAGGTTGAGTTATCGAGTTTATAACAAAATTTATGCCATCGATGTTGCCTCAGGTATAACTGAACAATTGGTGAGTTGGGAATTCAAAGAAGCACCGCAAGCCAACGAACCCGCTAAAGATTATATCGCTCAGCAGCAATTGAATTTGATTGAAGTTTTGCGTGATCGTAGGCAGCGCACACAAGACAAGTTCGAGTTTAATGCGCAAATTTCTGAACAGAATCAATCAACCACCCCTGAACCTTTTTATTTCCCTGTTGATAATAAAACCGCCGATGCAAGTCTTTCTCCTAATGGTAGATATCTTATTTTAGCCATCGAAAAAGATACGCCAAGTCGAGATGAAGGCGATATTATGCCCAATTACATTAAAGAAGATGGCCGTATTAAAGCTGAGAAAGTTAGGCACCGGGTGGCGGATGCTAAGCCCAAAAGCCAATATTTGTGGTTGTTAGATTTACAAACGGGCACACAAAAAGAACTGTCCTATAAGAGCTTGCCCGGATATAACGAAGACGTTTTAGAGCAGGTTAAACGAGAAAATGCAGAAGCCAAAGGACTAACCTATCAAAGTAATCGACTGCCCAGAGATATAGGTTTATTGGTAGATTGGGGATGGAATCAAAGCGCTATTGCTTGGCAAGCGGATGGTGAAAATGTTGCGATCATGTTGGAAGCTTGGGATAACAAGGATCGTTGGTTAACCACAGTAGATTTTGCGACGCAAACGTTAGTGACCCAGGATCGATTGCACGATGATGCTTGGATTAATTATAACTTCAATAGTTTTGGATGGTTGAATCACTCATCAAAATTATACTTTTTATCGGAAAAAAGTGGGTATGCGCATCTCTATTTAAAAGATTTAAATAGTAATGCAAAACAACTCACTAGTGGTGAGTACGAAGTTGATGAGTTAACTTTAACCGCAAATGACCAATATATTTATTTCAAAGCAAATAAAAAACATCCTGGCATTTACGAAATTTATCGGGTTGATTTAAACAGTGGTGATATTGAAGAGTTAACTAACTTAAATGGTGTCACTGACTATTTACTTAATGACGCCCAAAACAAGTTATTGTTAACTCACTCTAAGTTAACCATGCCGCCAGAGCTATTCGTGAAAACACTAGGTTCTGAGGAGCCAGCGCAACAGGTAACATTCACGACTAGTGAGGCATTTAAGCAAATCAACTGGACGATTCCCGAGATTGTTCCGATTAAATCTTCTCATGCTCAACAACCCATTTATGCTCGTTTATATGCGCCTAAAGATGCAGGTGAAGGAGAGAAAAAACGCGCTGTAATATTTAATCATGGAGCAGGGTATCTACAAAACTCTCACCTAGGTTGGTCAGCTTACTTCCGTGAATTCATGTTCCATAATCTGCTGGTGCAAAAAGGTTATGTTGTTTTAGACATGGACTATCGTGCATCCGCAGGTTACGGCAGAGATTGGCGCACGGCTATTTATCGACACATGGGTAAACCTGAAATAAAAGATTTGGTTGATGGTGTTGATTGGATGGTGAACAACGTTAATGTCGATCGAAATAGAATAGGGACCTATGGCGGATCTTACGGTGGTTTTATGACCTTTATGGCACTGTTTACTGAGCCCGACCTCTTTCAAGCTGGCGCTGCCTTGCGTCCTGTTTCGGATTGGGCACATTATAACCATCCATACACAAGCAATATTCTAAATACTCCCGACGTTGATCCTATTGCCTATGAACGCAGTTCACCTATTTATTTTGCCGAAGGTCTGACTAAACCACTGCTTATCAATGCACCTATGGTTGACTCAAATGTGTTTTTTGTTGATACAGTGCGTTTGGTACAGCGATTGATTGAATTAGAAAAACAAAACTTTGAAACGGCTATTTATCCAGTTGAATCTCATGGTTTCATTGAACCGAGTTCTTGGTTAGACGAGTATCGTAGAATCTTTAAATTGTTTGAAGAAAACTTATAA
- the rrtA gene encoding rhombosortase — MDLVKVFTIIYKYYVGNLLNLPIKFQQITGPIFIALLCCLLWLFEPTTSAYLALQREMVLNGDWWQFLSANFVHTNSNHLLLNIAGIGLLWAIHGQYYTLKNYLLSTWLLSLFVTFGIFFYSPNLDWYAGLSGALHGIFVYGAYLDIRHKVKFGWILMLGVWAKIIYEQLFGADQMITELIAANVAVDAHLYGAVGGLGCILVYWIKNKYLPQNT, encoded by the coding sequence ATGGATTTAGTTAAGGTGTTCACCATTATTTATAAATATTATGTTGGCAACTTGTTAAATTTACCCATAAAATTTCAACAAATAACTGGGCCTATTTTTATCGCGCTCTTGTGCTGTTTATTGTGGCTATTTGAACCTACCACTTCGGCTTATTTAGCATTGCAGCGAGAAATGGTGCTAAACGGCGATTGGTGGCAATTTCTCAGTGCTAATTTTGTGCACACCAATAGCAACCACTTATTGCTTAATATTGCAGGCATAGGCTTACTTTGGGCTATTCACGGACAATATTACACCCTTAAAAATTATCTATTAAGCACCTGGCTGCTAAGTTTGTTTGTCACCTTTGGCATATTCTTTTATTCACCTAATCTAGATTGGTACGCAGGCCTTTCAGGTGCTTTACATGGCATCTTTGTTTACGGAGCATATTTAGACATCCGTCATAAAGTAAAATTTGGCTGGATTTTAATGTTAGGAGTTTGGGCAAAAATTATTTACGAACAACTATTTGGCGCAGACCAAATGATCACTGAATTGATTGCTGCAAATGTAGCTGTTGATGCTCATTTATACGGTGCAGTGGGTGGTTTAGGATGTATCTTAGTTTACTGGATAAAAAATAAATATTTGCCTCAGAATACCTGA
- a CDS encoding glutathione peroxidase produces MKKLVLLCSLVVTPMFASANECPDVLKFMKRKLNSQETVNMCSEYQGKTLLIVNTASKCGYTPQFEGLESLYSEYRDQGLVVLGFPSHDFKQEFSDESKTAELCELTYGVEFPMFEVTRVKGANADPLFRKLSKQSGMEPGWNFYKYLVDKNGNVVKGYKSSTKPSDKEFRKDIKEAIAL; encoded by the coding sequence ATGAAAAAATTAGTATTACTATGTAGTTTAGTTGTTACCCCTATGTTTGCCTCTGCAAACGAATGCCCAGATGTTCTAAAATTTATGAAACGTAAATTAAACTCTCAGGAAACTGTAAACATGTGCAGTGAATACCAAGGAAAAACACTGCTTATAGTAAACACCGCTAGTAAGTGCGGTTACACTCCTCAATTTGAAGGACTTGAATCCTTATACAGTGAATATAGAGATCAGGGGCTTGTGGTGTTAGGCTTTCCCTCACATGATTTTAAACAAGAATTTAGTGACGAGAGTAAAACCGCTGAATTGTGCGAACTTACCTATGGTGTGGAATTTCCAATGTTTGAAGTCACACGGGTAAAAGGCGCAAACGCCGATCCGTTATTCCGTAAACTATCCAAACAAAGTGGTATGGAGCCTGGATGGAATTTCTATAAATACTTAGTGGATAAAAATGGCAACGTCGTAAAAGGGTATAAATCCTCAACCAAACCATCTGATAAAGAATTTCGAAAAGATATAAAAGAAGCGATAGCACTCTAA
- the ggt gene encoding gamma-glutamyltransferase produces the protein MKSLFKVICVLCLISFNQVNAKQTTREDREPEAATGVSQKKARIAEEYMVVSANPYASWAGKNIISNGGSAIDAAIAVQAMLTLVEPQSSGIGGGNFILYWDNKAKKLHTFDGRETAPSEANAYLFMHEGKPLKWRDAVVGGRSVGVPGALKALEKAHKQFGKLPWNSLFTDAINTAEKGFTVSARLEKLLSLRFHPGLEAFLNPKTYFYPNGIELKEGTNKTNVKLSKVFEKISEQGADYLYKGELADKIAKTVQYSTINPGKLSVQDLENYQAKERDPICGFYRKYKICGMAPPSSGGISVLQILKMLEDYDLSKMDPDSLESIHLFTQASKLAYADRDKYIADSDFVQLPFAALINQTYLSQRAELIKADKDMGKAEAGEPYINASLIGMDTSFELPNTSHVSIVDKEGNALAMTTSIEFGFGSGLMVEGFLLNNQLTDFSLNPSPNNRPALNRVEPNKRPRSAMSPTMVFDQNGQLMLVIGSPGGSRIVSYVAQTIVGVVDWGLDIQQAINLPKITNRNDYTALEKGTSLEKWEAKLSAMGHNVKIIDLNSGLHGIQFKNGKIIGGADPRREGVAVGD, from the coding sequence GTGAAATCATTGTTTAAAGTAATATGCGTACTCTGTTTAATATCGTTTAACCAAGTTAACGCTAAGCAAACGACTAGGGAAGATCGCGAGCCAGAAGCCGCCACTGGTGTTAGTCAGAAAAAAGCACGGATTGCTGAAGAATATATGGTGGTGTCCGCAAACCCATATGCTTCATGGGCAGGTAAAAATATTATTAGTAATGGTGGAAGTGCTATCGATGCCGCCATTGCTGTTCAAGCGATGCTAACCCTTGTTGAGCCGCAATCATCAGGTATTGGTGGCGGAAATTTCATTTTATACTGGGATAATAAAGCTAAAAAGCTGCATACATTTGATGGTCGCGAAACGGCGCCTTCAGAAGCTAATGCTTATTTGTTCATGCATGAAGGAAAACCCTTAAAATGGCGAGATGCCGTAGTTGGTGGGCGTTCTGTAGGCGTACCAGGCGCGTTAAAAGCATTAGAGAAAGCACACAAACAGTTTGGCAAATTACCTTGGAATTCACTGTTTACTGATGCGATTAATACAGCAGAGAAAGGTTTCACGGTTTCGGCTCGTTTAGAGAAGCTTCTTTCATTGCGTTTTCATCCTGGCTTAGAAGCCTTTTTAAATCCTAAAACCTATTTTTATCCAAATGGTATAGAACTCAAAGAAGGGACAAATAAAACCAACGTTAAACTGTCTAAAGTGTTCGAAAAAATATCAGAACAAGGAGCCGATTATCTGTATAAAGGTGAATTGGCGGATAAAATCGCGAAAACCGTTCAGTATTCAACAATTAACCCCGGTAAATTAAGTGTTCAAGATCTTGAAAATTACCAAGCGAAAGAACGGGACCCTATTTGTGGATTCTATCGTAAATATAAAATTTGCGGCATGGCTCCTCCTAGTTCCGGTGGCATAAGCGTATTACAAATACTTAAAATGCTTGAAGACTATGACTTGTCAAAAATGGATCCAGACTCATTAGAATCTATTCATTTATTCACACAAGCATCCAAATTAGCCTATGCCGATCGGGATAAATACATTGCGGACAGTGATTTTGTGCAATTGCCCTTTGCCGCATTGATTAATCAAACTTATTTGTCGCAACGTGCTGAATTAATCAAAGCAGATAAAGATATGGGCAAGGCTGAAGCCGGTGAACCTTATATCAATGCTTCTTTGATTGGCATGGATACATCCTTTGAATTACCTAATACTAGTCACGTTTCCATTGTTGACAAAGAAGGTAACGCTCTTGCCATGACCACCAGTATTGAATTTGGCTTTGGCTCAGGGTTAATGGTTGAAGGGTTTTTACTGAATAATCAACTAACTGATTTTTCATTGAATCCTAGTCCTAATAATCGTCCAGCCCTTAACCGAGTCGAACCTAATAAACGTCCTCGTAGTGCCATGAGTCCTACTATGGTATTTGACCAAAACGGTCAACTAATGTTGGTAATAGGCTCTCCCGGCGGCAGTCGAATTGTCAGTTATGTGGCGCAAACTATTGTAGGTGTAGTCGATTGGGGATTGGATATTCAGCAGGCTATTAATTTACCTAAAATCACCAATCGAAATGATTATACTGCGCTAGAAAAAGGCACTTCTTTAGAGAAGTGGGAAGCTAAATTGAGTGCTATGGGCCATAACGTTAAGATCATTGATTTAAATAGCGGGCTTCACGGAATTCAATTTAAAAACGGAAAAATTATAGGTGGTGCGGATCCGAGAAGGGAAGGTGTCGCGGTTGGAGATTAA
- a CDS encoding 1-acyl-sn-glycerol-3-phosphate acyltransferase, with the protein MPKTLKKLKLSANLPRLGNRFSQYLGDTVLHVLGWKFEGEFPAYSKMVIAVAPHTSNWDFVIGMAAVFALKLKITFFGKHSIFIPPFKSLLIRWGGIPIERSQSHGVVNQMIDKIKQKDKMLLAVAPEGTRSKIYPWKSGFLHIAKQANIPVFLIGLDYRHKSIVLGPVFHPKEDNSLEMQKVYGFYAKVHAKFPSQVAFPAESSIEK; encoded by the coding sequence ATGCCTAAAACATTAAAAAAGCTAAAATTATCTGCAAATCTTCCCCGCTTAGGTAATCGATTCAGTCAATATTTAGGGGATACCGTCTTGCATGTTTTGGGGTGGAAATTTGAAGGTGAATTTCCTGCCTATAGTAAAATGGTCATTGCGGTAGCGCCTCATACCTCTAATTGGGACTTCGTAATTGGCATGGCCGCTGTGTTTGCGTTAAAGCTTAAAATCACCTTTTTTGGTAAACATAGTATTTTTATTCCACCGTTTAAATCGTTGTTAATCCGTTGGGGAGGGATTCCAATAGAACGTTCACAATCCCATGGGGTAGTGAATCAAATGATTGATAAAATTAAACAAAAAGATAAAATGCTGTTAGCGGTTGCCCCTGAAGGCACCCGCAGTAAAATTTATCCTTGGAAAAGTGGTTTTTTACATATTGCTAAACAAGCGAATATTCCGGTGTTTTTAATTGGCTTAGATTATCGTCATAAATCCATCGTTTTAGGACCGGTTTTTCATCCTAAAGAAGATAACTCTTTAGAAATGCAAAAAGTTTATGGGTTTTATGCTAAAGTGCACGCAAAATTTCCTTCCCAGGTAGCCTTTCCCGCGGAGAGTTCGATTGAAAAATAA